A portion of the Gigantopelta aegis isolate Gae_Host chromosome 10, Gae_host_genome, whole genome shotgun sequence genome contains these proteins:
- the LOC121383619 gene encoding proline-rich receptor-like protein kinase PERK9 has translation MNSERHLPGAKTARHHIGHPDIEKRRRRRKTDAPGADRGRSKPVAQLPAATFPVVPPKPKSTPVRPAVPALQDPVDDSPVADTVLNQAQMESPPSTPTTSTPGIPAMPPPPRKSGAVESQARLVVVGKRKAMVSPGDQPAKPSPPTQPPPPTSSPANDQPAEQPWSLQAGKLPTRYSRLVKTNIGDVRQLLCGPTPESYQPLPRTEGEFSVRRITINDGRGICLTVRRKGLFNQGMLLDEMDNPTIHRVIKTVAGEDYRPITESIAKSANQYALTHLDSSLFIASP, from the exons ATGAACAGTGAAAGACACCTGCCTGGTGCCAAGACTGCAAGACATCACATTGGGCATCCAGATATCGAAAA gaggagaaggaggaggaagacggacgcgccaggggcggaccgGGGGAGGTCAAAACCGGTAGCTCAACTACCGGCGGCGACTTTTCCCGTTGTACCCCCCAAGCCCAAGTCAACACCAGTGAGGCCAGCTGTTCCAGCTTTGCAGGATCCAGTCGACGACTCGCCAGTGGCGGACACGGTCCTTAACCAGGCCCAGATGGAATCGCCACCATCAACTCCGACTACTTCAACCCCCGGGATTCCAGCgatgccacccccacccaggaAGAGTGGAGCTGTAGAATCCCAGGCCCGTCTTGTGGTCGTTGGAAAACGAAAGGCGATGGTGTCACCAggcgaccaaccagccaagccaagtccGCCGACACAACCGCCCCCACCTACTTCATCTCCAGCGAACGACCAGCCCGCCGAACAAccttggtcactgcaggccggcaAGCTACCAACACGCTACTCGAGGCTGGTGAAGACTAACATTGGGGATGTCCGTCAGCTCCTTTGTGGACCGACTCCGGAGTCGTATCAACCTCTGCCACGAACCGAAGGAGAGTTCTCGGTGCGTAGGATCACGATAAACGATGGGCGAGGGATCTGCCTTACCGTTCGCCGGAAGGGACTTTTCAACCAAGGGATGCTTCTcgatgaaatggacaacccgaccatccACCGCGTCATCAAGACCGTTGCCGGGGAAGATTACCGTCCAATCACCGAGAGCATCGCCAAGTCCGCCAACCAGTACGCCCTCACCCATCTGGACTCGTCCCTATTCATCGCCTCTCCGTGA